The DNA sequence AGGTCGCCCCCTGGCTGATCGGCCGCGACTCCCGCCGCATCGAAGCGGTATCGCGTCATCTGATGACGCCCTACCTGGGTTTCCATAGCACTGGAGCCGAGATGCGCGCGGCCAGCGCCATCGATCTCGCCCTGTGGGACTTGGCAGGAAAGCGCCATGGAATTCCAGCGCACGAGGCTTTGGGCGGGGCGGTCCGAACGGAAATCCGCGCCTATAACACCTGCGCCGGCTATGCCTACAACAGCGGCGGCGTCGCGCGGCGCGCCGTCCACGCCACGGACGCCCCTGCCGGGCCTTATGACGATCAGATCGCCTTCATGCGCGACGCCGGCAGTCTGGCGGAAAGCCTTCTGGCGGAGGGATTCACGGCCATGAAGATCTGGCCGCTCGACATCTACGCCGAGGTATCGGGCGGCCACATGATCGGCTTGGCCGACCTGAAAGCCGGGATCGATCCGTTCCGCCGAATCCGTGCTGCGGTGGGCGACCGGATCGACATCATGTGCGAGTTGCACAGCCTGTGGAGTGCCGGCGCCGCCCTTCGGATCTGCCATGCGCTGGAAGAGTTCGACGTCTTCTGGGTCGAAGACCCGATCGCCAAGATGAGCGATGCGAAGGCCCTGGCCGATCTGCGCCGTCGAACGCGGGTGCCGGTCTGCGGCAGCGAGACGCTGGGCGGCGCCGTTTCGTTCCGGGGCATGCTGGAAGCCGACGCGGTCGACGTGGTCATGCTCGATCTTGCTTGGTGCGGCGGGTTGACGGAGGGGCGCAAGATCGCGACCTTGGCCGAGGCCTACGCCAAGCCGCTGGCGCCGCACGACTGTACCGGGCCGGTGACCTTGATGGCCGGGCTTCATCTGGGCCTGCACGCCCCGACGGCAATCTTCCAGGAAGTCGTCAGGGCGACCCTGGCCACGTGGTACCGGGATCTTGTCACCGACCTTCCGGTGATCGTGAACGGCATGGTGCAGGCACCGACCGCGCCGGGGCTGGGCACCGCCCTGCTGCCGGACGTGCGCGGTCGCGGGGACGCGGTGATCCGCGAGACCGGCCAGCCCCGGCGTCCCGAATGATCCCGCGAACCCGTCCGGCGATCCCTGGCCCGGACGCCAAGCGATCCGAACACGGAGTCCTGCAGGGACCAGACGGCCTGCTGGCTCGGCACGGTGGCCTTGTTTGATTTGCCGTAAGTCGGCCTCGGCCGAAGGCTGACCTACCGCACTCGGCTCCTTGGAACTTGTCAGAACCACTGTGCAGCACCATCGGCGCCATGCGGAATCGAAGATACCGGGGTCCCAAGATTCCGGTCCACGCGCCCGCGGCTTGCTTCAGGAATGGTTCACGGAAAGAGCCGCCAACTCATTCGTCAGAAGGAGCAGCGGATCCGACGTTCTACCGACGGCGGTCTTCTCCGTTTACCAGGTAAACGGAGAAGACCGCCTTCTGAAGGGCGATCCGTGAAAGCGCCTTGCGAACGACGGTGTGGCCCTGCCCTTCACGGGACGCTAGGCGCAGCATCACGGATCGGTGCCCGCCCGGCTACAATGCTCGTCCTGACACGATCACCTGGCAGATTTCCGGCGTCGTTCATTGAAGCCGGTGTACGGTGCCGACT is a window from the Skermanella sp. TT6 genome containing:
- a CDS encoding mandelate racemase/muconate lactonizing enzyme family protein produces the protein MSKVHCVRTIRIAERPNLIWIEIETDEGLTGLGESFRGAQAVEAVIHEQVAPWLIGRDSRRIEAVSRHLMTPYLGFHSTGAEMRAASAIDLALWDLAGKRHGIPAHEALGGAVRTEIRAYNTCAGYAYNSGGVARRAVHATDAPAGPYDDQIAFMRDAGSLAESLLAEGFTAMKIWPLDIYAEVSGGHMIGLADLKAGIDPFRRIRAAVGDRIDIMCELHSLWSAGAALRICHALEEFDVFWVEDPIAKMSDAKALADLRRRTRVPVCGSETLGGAVSFRGMLEADAVDVVMLDLAWCGGLTEGRKIATLAEAYAKPLAPHDCTGPVTLMAGLHLGLHAPTAIFQEVVRATLATWYRDLVTDLPVIVNGMVQAPTAPGLGTALLPDVRGRGDAVIRETGQPRRPE